In Dehalogenimonas etheniformans, one genomic interval encodes:
- the hcp gene encoding hydroxylamine reductase: MFCFQCEQTVGSKACTKVGACGKSPQVSAAQDELTAALVDLARTVEGKNTDSSMDGLMMRGLFVTVTNVNFDNQDFKELVEEVRSQTSRLGGSATFPAAALWRGDPDIVSLRSTLLFGLRGMAAYAWHARALGHTDETVTGWLYKGLREIECEHSVTEWFDLLMEFGRVNLKCMELLNAANTGTFGHPAPAQVTTTIEPGPFVVMSGHDLLDLEELLEQTAGKGVNVYTHGEMLPAHAYPGLRKYPHLKGNFGTAWQNQQQEFAGAPGVFVFNTNCLMPPKASYADRVFTSAVVAYPGLKHLPESGGRTDYTPAIEKALELGGYKTRQEFTGINGGKTLTTGFGLEAVMGVAGAVIEAVKSGAVKHFLLVGGCDGAKPGRNYYTELVAKSPADTFILTLACGKYRFNDLDLGTVGGLPRLIDVGQCNDAYSAIRIALALADAFKCGVNELPLSLVLSWYEQKAVCILLTLLALGIRNIRLGPSLPAFISPNVLAVLVEQFGLKPIDTAEADLKAILG; encoded by the coding sequence ATGTTTTGTTTCCAGTGCGAGCAGACGGTGGGCAGCAAAGCCTGCACTAAAGTTGGCGCCTGCGGTAAATCGCCGCAGGTTTCAGCCGCGCAAGATGAGTTGACGGCTGCGCTGGTCGATCTGGCAAGAACCGTCGAGGGTAAAAACACCGATTCCTCAATGGATGGTCTGATGATGCGGGGACTGTTCGTCACCGTCACCAACGTCAATTTCGATAATCAAGATTTCAAAGAATTGGTGGAAGAGGTCAGGAGTCAGACTAGTCGACTGGGCGGATCCGCGACATTCCCGGCCGCCGCCCTGTGGCGGGGCGATCCCGACATCGTCTCACTCCGCTCAACGCTGCTTTTCGGCCTGCGCGGCATGGCCGCCTATGCCTGGCACGCCAGAGCCCTGGGTCATACCGATGAAACGGTTACCGGCTGGCTGTACAAAGGCCTGCGCGAGATCGAGTGCGAGCATTCCGTCACCGAGTGGTTTGACCTGCTGATGGAATTCGGCCGCGTCAACCTGAAATGCATGGAACTCCTGAACGCCGCCAACACCGGGACTTTCGGACACCCGGCGCCAGCGCAGGTAACCACCACCATCGAACCGGGCCCGTTCGTAGTCATGAGCGGCCACGACTTACTCGACCTGGAGGAACTGCTGGAGCAAACGGCGGGCAAGGGCGTCAACGTTTACACCCACGGCGAGATGCTGCCGGCTCACGCCTATCCCGGGCTGAGAAAATATCCCCATCTTAAAGGAAATTTCGGCACAGCCTGGCAGAACCAGCAGCAGGAGTTCGCCGGCGCCCCCGGGGTCTTCGTCTTCAACACCAACTGTCTCATGCCACCGAAGGCTTCCTACGCCGACCGGGTCTTTACCTCGGCGGTGGTCGCCTACCCCGGTCTAAAGCACCTGCCCGAGTCTGGTGGGCGGACCGACTATACCCCGGCCATCGAAAAAGCACTAGAACTCGGCGGCTATAAAACTCGCCAGGAGTTCACCGGCATCAACGGCGGTAAAACCCTGACCACCGGCTTTGGCCTGGAGGCGGTGATGGGCGTGGCCGGCGCCGTTATCGAGGCGGTCAAAAGCGGTGCAGTGAAACACTTCCTGCTGGTTGGCGGCTGCGATGGCGCCAAGCCCGGCCGCAACTACTACACCGAGCTTGTTGCCAAATCACCGGCTGATACTTTCATCTTGACCCTGGCGTGCGGTAAATACCGTTTCAACGACCTGGACCTCGGAACCGTCGGCGGGCTGCCGCGCCTGATCGATGTGGGCCAGTGCAACGACGCCTATTCGGCCATCCGGATCGCCCTGGCGCTGGCAGACGCATTCAAATGCGGCGTCAACGAATTGCCTTTGTCGCTGGTTCTTTCCTGGTATGAACAGAAGGCAGTGTGCATTCTTTTGACCCTGCTCGCGCTGGGCATCAGAAACATCCGCCTGGGTCCGTCGCTGCCAGCATTCATCTCTCCCAACGTGCTGGCGGTGCTGGTCGAGCAGTTCGGCCTTAAACCTATCGATACCGCAGAAGCGGATCTAAAGGCCATTCTCGGTTAG
- the smpB gene encoding SsrA-binding protein SmpB yields the protein MAEIKVVATNQKAYHNYFISDPVEAGLVLTGTEIKSLRGGRVSLGDAYVKPENGEMWLLNAHIARYEPGSYMSHEPTRQRKLLVHKKQMRQMLCKIKERGLTLVPTKIYIKGNIAKVEVAVGKGKKLYDKREVIEKRECERELGRVLKNRL from the coding sequence ATGGCTGAGATAAAGGTCGTCGCCACCAACCAGAAGGCGTACCACAACTACTTCATCAGCGACCCGGTTGAAGCCGGGCTGGTGCTGACCGGCACGGAGATCAAATCCCTCCGCGGCGGCCGCGTCAGCCTGGGCGACGCCTATGTCAAGCCTGAGAACGGCGAGATGTGGCTTTTGAATGCCCACATCGCCCGTTATGAGCCTGGCTCTTATATGAGCCACGAGCCGACCCGGCAGCGCAAGCTTCTGGTCCACAAAAAACAGATGCGCCAGATGCTCTGCAAGATCAAAGAGCGTGGACTCACCCTGGTGCCGACCAAGATCTATATCAAGGGCAACATCGCCAAGGTGGAAGTGGCGGTGGGTAAGGGCAAGAAGCTCTACGATAAGCGTGAAGTCATCGAGAAGCGCGAGTGCGAGCGGGAACTCGGCCGGGTACTCAAAAACCGGCTCTAA
- a CDS encoding reductive dehalogenase, producing MSSFHSTVSRRDFMKVLGLAGAGLGGVVGAAPVFHDLDELMSSSEANPGRPWWVKQVDEPTIEIDWDMMERHAGFRQAQRAEINRIYYGDRVDKASAIGNAANKARYDANELGYRHKDRALYSGDTALNICREAGDFGWAGTNGKNVIPSQTPEQMGIPKWTGSPEEASQMMRSAIRLYGGSLVGFLDVTDHERKHVFLSHGEKDPKTARPIVYEDVDRAYETPNPNGKLVFPTKQMWEISVSTQGSNELFRRAPALSLLANRNTFPTVGVLNACTFNFLRALGYQQVAIIGNDGLYLDSGGPPAIMSGVGEASRQKLYTLTPEYGAPGRLYSIGTDLPLAPTKPIDAGMYRFCHSCHKCANFCPPGAISQEKDSSWEMPLVNGQPNIFSVKGTKAFYTDFPICRTYTNENGACMLCWGECTFTVNRGAMVHGIIKSTISTTGLFNGFFYKMAETFDYGCKEPDSWWELNLPVFGQDYNVVSSSGAYKK from the coding sequence ATGTCTAGTTTCCACAGCACAGTCAGTCGCAGGGATTTCATGAAAGTATTGGGGCTCGCGGGTGCAGGTTTGGGCGGTGTGGTTGGCGCTGCGCCGGTATTTCATGACTTGGATGAATTGATGTCTTCATCTGAGGCCAATCCAGGCCGCCCTTGGTGGGTAAAACAGGTCGATGAACCTACGATCGAAATCGATTGGGACATGATGGAACGACATGCTGGTTTTAGGCAAGCACAACGTGCAGAAATTAATCGTATCTATTATGGCGATCGGGTGGATAAAGCTTCAGCCATCGGCAATGCTGCCAACAAAGCTCGATATGATGCGAATGAATTGGGTTATCGCCATAAGGATCGGGCCTTATATAGTGGCGACACGGCCTTGAACATATGTCGGGAAGCTGGCGATTTTGGGTGGGCAGGGACAAATGGAAAAAATGTTATCCCATCTCAGACACCGGAACAAATGGGAATTCCGAAGTGGACCGGTTCTCCTGAGGAAGCATCTCAAATGATGCGTTCAGCCATAAGACTGTACGGTGGCTCATTGGTAGGTTTTCTTGACGTGACAGATCATGAACGCAAACATGTGTTTTTGTCTCACGGCGAAAAGGATCCAAAAACTGCTCGCCCTATTGTCTACGAGGATGTTGATCGAGCCTATGAAACTCCTAATCCCAACGGGAAACTGGTATTTCCGACAAAGCAAATGTGGGAAATAAGTGTCTCTACACAAGGTTCTAATGAACTTTTCCGTAGAGCTCCAGCATTGAGTTTGTTGGCAAATCGAAATACGTTTCCCACTGTCGGCGTGTTAAATGCATGTACTTTCAACTTTTTACGGGCTTTAGGCTATCAGCAGGTAGCGATAATCGGTAACGACGGACTGTACCTTGACTCTGGCGGGCCTCCGGCCATAATGAGTGGTGTCGGCGAAGCATCGAGACAGAAACTGTACACCCTTACACCTGAATATGGAGCTCCTGGGCGTCTGTATTCTATTGGCACAGACCTGCCATTAGCACCTACAAAGCCCATAGACGCTGGTATGTATCGATTCTGTCATAGCTGTCACAAATGCGCTAATTTTTGCCCCCCAGGAGCAATTTCTCAGGAAAAGGATTCATCTTGGGAAATGCCGTTAGTGAATGGTCAACCAAACATATTCTCTGTTAAGGGGACCAAAGCCTTCTACACTGATTTTCCAATATGCCGAACTTATACCAATGAAAATGGTGCCTGTATGCTATGCTGGGGCGAGTGCACTTTTACAGTGAATAGGGGAGCCATGGTACACGGGATAATTAAAAGCACGATCTCCACGACCGGTCTTTTTAACGGATTCTTCTATAAGATGGCTGAGACTTTTGACTATGGCTGTAAAGAACCAGACAGCTGGTGGGAATTGAATCTCCCCGTATTTGGCCAGGACTACAACGTTGTTTCATCGTCAGGAGCCTATAAGAAATAA
- a CDS encoding glutaminyl-peptide cyclotransferase has protein sequence MHLTRIREMVAAAFVATLLFSLLSCGTAPTTSTTAPQTTTPPVAEYTYRIVNTYPHDRGAFTEGLIYSDGFLYESTGLYGQSTLRKVELATGRALQNASLDSKYFGEGLTVWQDSLVQLTWQTHIGFVSSKDTFSVLKSFSYATEGWGLTQDGTRLIMSDGTSTIYFLDPATFQVSGKIEVKDKGTPVVNINELEYVNGKIYANIWMTDKIAVINPGTGNVESWIDLTGLLPPFSNPVAVDVLNGIAYDAAGKRLFVTGKLWPLLFEIELVPKA, from the coding sequence ATGCACTTGACGAGAATCCGGGAGATGGTTGCCGCGGCGTTTGTCGCCACGTTGCTGTTTTCCCTGTTGAGTTGCGGCACTGCTCCAACGACTTCGACTACTGCTCCCCAGACCACCACTCCCCCGGTCGCCGAGTACACTTATCGCATCGTCAACACCTACCCTCATGACCGGGGTGCCTTCACTGAAGGCTTGATCTACAGCGATGGTTTCCTCTACGAAAGCACCGGGCTTTACGGGCAATCCACTCTGAGAAAGGTTGAGTTGGCTACCGGCCGAGCCTTGCAAAACGCAAGCCTGGACTCTAAGTACTTCGGCGAAGGATTGACCGTGTGGCAGGACTCGCTCGTCCAATTGACATGGCAGACCCATATCGGTTTCGTGTCTTCCAAAGACACGTTTAGTGTGTTGAAAAGCTTCAGTTACGCCACCGAAGGCTGGGGGCTGACGCAAGATGGAACCCGCCTGATTATGAGCGACGGTACCTCGACGATATACTTCCTGGACCCGGCGACGTTCCAGGTGAGTGGCAAGATCGAAGTCAAAGACAAGGGCACGCCGGTAGTCAACATAAACGAACTGGAATACGTCAATGGCAAAATCTATGCCAATATCTGGATGACCGATAAGATCGCCGTAATCAACCCGGGTACCGGCAACGTGGAATCCTGGATTGATTTAACCGGGCTGCTGCCGCCCTTTTCCAATCCCGTGGCTGTCGATGTGCTCAACGGGATCGCCTACGATGCAGCAGGAAAGAGGCTTTTCGTTACAGGGAAGCTGTGGCCGCTATTGTTTGAGATCGAACTGGTGCCTAAGGCTTGA
- a CDS encoding dihydrolipoyl dehydrogenase family protein encodes MKKDFDLIIIGSGLGGLSAAIMVLGLGKKVAIIESGLFGGKCTWNNCLPLKALIRAGHAIKEARNLGNFGFSSGVFDSNSHGVFAHVKAAIASRAAGNLLSDLEAVGITVMFGQPHFTDENYIELNGKSYSSRFFLIATGSTPVKPVVEGIESVPVLTCETIYDLDHMPKSIIILGGGPDGVEFAQAFRNIGLEVSLVDIASSILNREDNELTSSLVAIMKASGIRLYTGCRTIKVVGKGKPIELSVTGSDFHEVIQAEVLLTTAGRAPAVGGLQLENAGVKYSKKGIQTDAHQKTSTPNIYACGDVTTPLQLAMVAEQQGLIAANNMFIPLKKCFRSENIVSVVFSDPPLAHTGLTEIEAIKRYGSNLRIYRYDYRSVRRAGIDGGEEGSAKVITTTGGKLVGAHILGVGADEIIQQFHLMRHSGKTIAGLHDVGFAFPTYSEGIVKRIGDLAYLDSVSSNSFVKLGLKLLPGYKNNLERARRALL; translated from the coding sequence ATGAAAAAGGACTTTGATCTCATAATCATTGGTAGCGGTTTAGGCGGTTTATCGGCTGCCATCATGGTGCTTGGATTAGGTAAAAAGGTGGCTATCATTGAATCAGGTCTTTTTGGCGGCAAGTGCACATGGAACAACTGTTTACCTTTGAAGGCTTTGATACGTGCCGGTCATGCTATTAAAGAAGCAAGGAATCTTGGAAACTTTGGATTTAGCTCTGGCGTTTTCGACTCAAATAGCCATGGAGTATTTGCCCACGTCAAAGCAGCAATCGCTAGTCGCGCAGCTGGCAACTTGCTTTCTGATTTAGAGGCAGTTGGCATCACAGTGATGTTCGGGCAACCGCATTTTACTGACGAGAATTATATAGAGCTTAACGGTAAAAGTTATTCATCTCGGTTTTTTCTGATAGCCACTGGTTCAACTCCAGTTAAGCCAGTGGTCGAGGGTATCGAATCGGTGCCAGTGCTCACATGCGAAACCATTTATGATCTTGATCATATGCCTAAATCGATAATTATCTTAGGCGGAGGACCCGATGGAGTTGAATTCGCTCAAGCTTTCAGAAATATCGGGCTTGAAGTAAGCTTGGTTGACATTGCTTCTTCGATCTTAAACCGTGAGGATAACGAACTTACTTCCAGTTTGGTCGCTATCATGAAGGCTTCTGGTATCCGATTGTACACAGGGTGCCGTACCATTAAAGTTGTAGGTAAGGGAAAACCGATCGAGCTTTCGGTTACCGGTTCAGATTTCCATGAGGTGATTCAGGCAGAGGTGCTTTTAACGACTGCCGGTCGCGCCCCTGCAGTTGGAGGACTTCAATTAGAAAATGCGGGTGTCAAGTATTCGAAAAAGGGCATCCAGACTGATGCCCACCAAAAGACATCCACCCCTAATATCTATGCGTGTGGTGATGTAACTACGCCCCTTCAATTAGCTATGGTAGCTGAACAACAAGGTCTTATAGCCGCCAACAACATGTTTATTCCTTTAAAAAAATGTTTTCGTTCCGAAAACATTGTTTCGGTCGTCTTTTCTGACCCACCCTTGGCTCACACCGGCTTAACTGAGATTGAAGCGATTAAGCGTTATGGTAGTAATCTACGCATATATAGATACGATTACAGGTCTGTACGACGAGCTGGGATTGATGGAGGAGAGGAAGGTTCAGCCAAAGTAATAACCACTACTGGTGGTAAATTGGTGGGTGCTCATATTCTGGGGGTAGGTGCCGATGAGATCATACAGCAGTTTCATTTGATGCGACATTCTGGAAAAACGATTGCCGGATTACATGATGTTGGTTTTGCCTTCCCCACTTATTCTGAGGGTATAGTCAAACGGATAGGAGATCTAGCTTATCTTGACAGTGTCTCGAGTAATTCTTTTGTAAAATTGGGGCTAAAATTATTGCCTGGTTACAAAAACAATCTTGAACGTGCTAGGCGTGCTTTGCTCTAA
- a CDS encoding substrate-binding domain-containing protein has product MRGNPAKRNLRFAIIPKVSHPWFDEVNKGALAQAELLGNQLGIKIMIEYLAPKTANINEQNSILDKVASTNCDGIAIDPLANPCEMKAIAKIKTKGIPIIVFDSPSSNEGISSVGNDFTQQGVVAAERLVKLIGERGKVAVMQGFPSAPNHKARYEAQVSVLKKCSDIIIVDGGIDNDDIEIAKQQAAIVLNSNPDLNGYLCCDASGPIGIASAIKESDKTFKVKVVGMDGIKPILEAIKEGVIESSVSTIPRVQGSMSILILWQSTLGVQIPQRIDTGIDVITQENIDSFLSSS; this is encoded by the coding sequence ATGAGAGGCAATCCTGCAAAAAGGAATCTTCGTTTTGCAATTATTCCAAAGGTTAGCCATCCCTGGTTTGATGAAGTCAACAAGGGTGCCTTGGCTCAAGCTGAATTACTCGGAAATCAATTGGGTATAAAGATAATGATTGAGTATCTTGCACCTAAAACCGCAAATATAAATGAGCAGAATTCTATTCTTGACAAAGTTGCATCCACCAATTGTGATGGTATCGCAATTGACCCTCTTGCTAACCCATGTGAGATGAAGGCTATTGCAAAAATTAAAACTAAGGGTATTCCCATAATTGTTTTTGACTCCCCATCATCAAATGAGGGGATTTCAAGTGTTGGAAACGATTTCACACAGCAGGGAGTGGTGGCTGCTGAGCGCCTAGTTAAATTGATTGGAGAGAGAGGGAAAGTAGCGGTCATGCAAGGTTTCCCAAGTGCCCCAAATCACAAGGCGCGTTACGAAGCACAAGTGTCGGTTTTGAAAAAATGCTCTGATATCATTATTGTTGACGGAGGAATCGACAATGATGATATTGAGATCGCTAAGCAGCAAGCGGCTATTGTTCTTAATTCTAATCCTGACCTCAACGGTTACTTGTGTTGTGATGCTTCTGGACCGATAGGCATAGCTTCTGCAATAAAGGAATCGGATAAGACATTTAAGGTTAAAGTTGTTGGAATGGACGGGATTAAACCTATACTCGAAGCAATCAAAGAGGGCGTGATAGAATCATCAGTTTCAACTATTCCAAGAGTTCAAGGCTCCATGTCAATTCTAATATTGTGGCAGTCTACTTTAGGCGTTCAGATTCCCCAAAGGATTGATACAGGCATTGATGTGATTACACAGGAGAATATAGATTCATTCTTGTCTTCATCCTGA
- a CDS encoding NAD(P)-dependent alcohol dehydrogenase, giving the protein MPVPGHEIVGVVSEVGSSTGDLKIGDRVGIGWLGRPCGRCEWCSKGQEQLCMDIVQAATWLPYGGFSSSVVANSRFANLLPRSMSSEVAAVMMCAGITVYSPLIARVSQLPLNIGIIGMGGLGHLAIQFAHAMGYEVTAISSSPDKKKQAFSFGADHFLDLNDRTALRQRQYAFDFLFCTAHGNFKWEPLLEILKKRGTIVMIGFPNVSLNSTDLVAHELTITGSFLGSRLVMREMLAFAAEHNIEPLIQSMPMSLINKAIEIVRQNKARYRIVLYNDLLPNSKA; this is encoded by the coding sequence CTGCCCGTTCCCGGCCATGAGATAGTTGGTGTCGTGTCGGAGGTCGGATCAAGTACAGGCGACCTTAAGATCGGAGACCGGGTCGGCATCGGTTGGCTAGGCCGGCCATGTGGACGATGCGAATGGTGTAGTAAGGGTCAAGAACAACTCTGCATGGACATCGTACAAGCGGCGACATGGCTGCCTTATGGCGGTTTCTCGTCATCTGTTGTCGCAAACAGCCGCTTTGCCAATCTACTTCCCCGGTCCATGTCCTCGGAAGTAGCTGCTGTTATGATGTGCGCCGGAATTACTGTTTATTCCCCTTTAATAGCGCGAGTCAGTCAATTACCTTTAAACATCGGGATTATCGGCATGGGCGGTTTGGGACACCTCGCGATACAGTTTGCGCATGCTATGGGTTACGAGGTCACCGCTATTTCTTCCTCTCCCGACAAGAAAAAACAAGCCTTTTCTTTCGGGGCAGATCACTTTCTTGATCTAAACGATAGGACCGCACTCAGGCAGCGGCAATATGCATTCGATTTTCTCTTCTGCACCGCGCACGGTAATTTCAAATGGGAGCCGTTACTCGAGATCCTGAAAAAGAGGGGCACCATAGTCATGATAGGCTTCCCCAACGTATCTTTGAATTCCACCGACCTCGTCGCGCACGAACTCACGATAACCGGTTCGTTTCTTGGTTCGAGACTGGTCATGAGAGAAATGCTGGCTTTCGCCGCCGAGCACAATATTGAGCCTCTAATCCAATCTATGCCCATGTCACTCATAAACAAAGCTATTGAAATCGTACGGCAGAACAAGGCTAGATATCGGATTGTCTTATATAATGACCTTCTACCAAATTCTAAGGCGTGA
- a CDS encoding helix-turn-helix domain-containing protein has translation MENREKVLAVRRMQQFIVQRLKEPITLYQLAQAAGYSPFYSARIFKEVTGKTSFEYIRAMRMSAAATKLAGGDCKVIDVAFDFVFESHEGFTRAFSKQFGVPPGEFRRRKMPLKLFLPSRDSNYYLNKQNGELEMEKSKNNTVFVQVIDRPERKLILKCGRKASHYFEYCEEVGCEVWDTLSNIKDALYEPMGMWLPDNLIVPGTSVYAQGVEMPSSYNGPVPEGFDMISLPACKMMVFQGQSYDDSKFEDAISDLWEVMKTYDPTIYGFEWADNDGPRFQLEPMGYRGYIEARPVRQLNPKL, from the coding sequence ATGGAGAACCGAGAAAAGGTCCTTGCTGTCCGACGGATGCAGCAGTTCATTGTGCAACGGCTGAAAGAGCCGATAACGCTCTATCAACTCGCCCAGGCTGCTGGTTATTCTCCCTTCTATTCGGCCAGGATTTTCAAGGAGGTAACTGGCAAGACGTCGTTTGAATACATACGGGCGATGCGTATGTCGGCGGCAGCCACCAAGCTAGCTGGTGGTGACTGCAAGGTAATCGACGTCGCCTTTGATTTTGTATTCGAATCGCATGAGGGTTTTACACGGGCTTTTTCAAAGCAGTTTGGTGTGCCACCGGGTGAATTCCGCAGGCGAAAGATGCCATTGAAGCTGTTTCTTCCCTCTCGTGACTCCAACTACTATCTCAATAAACAGAATGGAGAACTTGAAATGGAAAAGAGCAAGAACAATACCGTTTTCGTCCAGGTAATTGATCGGCCTGAACGTAAATTGATTCTGAAATGTGGCCGGAAGGCATCCCATTATTTTGAATACTGTGAAGAAGTTGGGTGTGAGGTTTGGGATACCCTCAGTAACATTAAAGATGCACTATATGAACCAATGGGGATGTGGCTACCCGACAATCTGATCGTGCCGGGGACCTCCGTATACGCTCAAGGTGTTGAAATGCCGAGTTCATATAACGGTCCTGTGCCTGAAGGTTTTGACATGATTTCTCTTCCAGCATGTAAGATGATGGTATTTCAAGGGCAGTCGTATGATGATTCAAAGTTCGAGGACGCGATCAGTGATTTATGGGAAGTAATGAAAACCTATGATCCAACAATTTATGGCTTCGAATGGGCTGACAATGACGGTCCACGTTTCCAACTTGAACCGATGGGTTATCGTGGCTACATAGAAGCCAGACCAGTCAGACAGCTAAATCCAAAACTGTAA
- a CDS encoding pyridoxamine 5'-phosphate oxidase family protein: protein MKKKCDIDPFHEISCNCRDLIHDTATKGIKSVMVLRTSKGVAAVRNIIINQLFAVLTTTNANQPHCNLIAFVITDNLKTIVFATIRNTQKYINLVQNPLVSLLIDNRTNQPSDISNASAVTVFGLASEVSDEKARYADQLIQRYPRLAEFIKQADTAIVTISISHYLLSDFHNTKRIKVK from the coding sequence GTGAAGAAAAAATGTGATATAGACCCATTCCACGAGATTTCCTGTAACTGCCGGGATTTAATACATGATACAGCTACTAAAGGGATAAAGTCAGTGATGGTGTTGAGAACTTCAAAAGGCGTAGCGGCTGTACGTAATATCATAATAAACCAACTCTTTGCCGTATTAACCACAACAAACGCAAATCAGCCTCATTGTAATCTAATCGCTTTTGTCATAACTGATAATCTGAAAACGATAGTATTTGCTACTATTCGAAATACCCAGAAATACATTAATCTTGTTCAAAATCCCTTAGTTTCGCTATTAATTGATAATCGAACCAACCAGCCATCCGATATCTCGAATGCGAGCGCAGTCACCGTTTTTGGATTGGCTTCTGAAGTGTCAGACGAAAAAGCGAGATATGCTGATCAATTAATTCAGCGTTATCCCAGATTAGCTGAGTTCATCAAGCAAGCTGATACCGCTATTGTCACCATCAGTATAAGCCACTATTTATTGTCAGATTTCCATAATACAAAAAGAATAAAAGTAAAGTAA